The Lacipirellula parvula genome window below encodes:
- a CDS encoding TolC family protein has protein sequence MNRSANSSSAKAIKKRVRALAVGLGFVLSVQGCCIPGLQKAQPAAPLPCDFNGVATQESTAMLGWEEFFNDPVLSGLIAQAIAGNQELKIINQNIQIANFEILARRGSYLPFVGLRTSADLEKPSLFTPQGAVEDQLQPFPGKNFPEPLPNFLVAADVTWEIDIWRKLRNARDAATLRYLGTQDGQNYMITRLVAEVSENYYELMALDNRMEALDRTIAIQQQSLDMSRNMKEAGRDTELGVQRFQAEVRKNQSEKLIVKQEIIEVENKINFLLGRFPQYVDRDSAKFLNLQLQALSVGFPAQMLQNRADIRQAERELQAAGLDVRVARARFYPSLNLRAGVGYEAFNTRYLFNSPDSLVYGVGGDLVAPLLNKKAIQADYLTANAKQLQAIYDYQRTVLNAFTEVVNRLSKVENYGKSIEIKREQLRALEASVDNSTKLFQSARVEYMDVLFSQRDLMEARMVLIQTKQQQLAAVVNAYQALGGGVAPVTGIQIPIPLPPPEIILEQPVELKPAEEVLPPAAPQPTLPDPATPLPNIQLKIPGDPRDAAKDGAPAEPLAK, from the coding sequence ATGAACCGCTCAGCGAACTCTTCGAGCGCGAAGGCCATTAAGAAGCGCGTACGCGCCTTGGCGGTTGGCCTGGGCTTCGTGCTGTCGGTGCAAGGGTGCTGCATCCCTGGGCTGCAAAAGGCCCAGCCCGCGGCGCCGTTGCCGTGCGATTTCAACGGCGTTGCCACGCAAGAAAGCACGGCAATGCTCGGCTGGGAAGAATTCTTCAACGACCCGGTGCTCTCCGGCCTGATCGCGCAAGCGATTGCCGGAAACCAGGAACTGAAGATCATCAACCAGAACATTCAGATCGCCAACTTCGAGATTCTGGCGCGGCGCGGCTCTTATCTGCCGTTCGTCGGCCTGCGGACCAGCGCGGACTTGGAGAAGCCTAGCCTCTTCACGCCGCAAGGCGCCGTCGAGGATCAGCTGCAGCCGTTCCCGGGCAAGAACTTCCCCGAGCCGCTGCCGAACTTCCTCGTCGCCGCCGATGTGACGTGGGAAATCGATATCTGGAGAAAGCTGCGCAACGCCCGCGACGCCGCGACGTTGCGGTACCTCGGCACGCAGGATGGTCAGAATTACATGATCACCCGGCTCGTCGCCGAAGTGTCTGAGAACTACTACGAGTTGATGGCGCTCGACAACCGAATGGAAGCGCTCGACCGAACCATTGCCATCCAGCAACAAAGCCTCGACATGTCGCGAAACATGAAAGAGGCGGGCCGCGACACCGAACTAGGCGTTCAACGGTTCCAAGCGGAAGTTCGCAAGAACCAAAGCGAGAAGCTGATCGTCAAGCAGGAGATCATCGAGGTCGAGAACAAGATCAACTTCCTGCTCGGTCGTTTCCCGCAGTACGTCGATCGCGATTCGGCGAAGTTCCTCAATCTCCAATTGCAGGCGCTCAGCGTTGGCTTCCCTGCCCAGATGCTGCAGAACCGGGCCGATATCCGTCAGGCCGAGCGTGAATTGCAAGCCGCCGGGCTCGACGTGCGCGTCGCGCGGGCGCGGTTCTATCCATCGCTCAACCTGCGAGCCGGCGTCGGGTACGAGGCGTTCAACACCCGCTACCTGTTCAACAGCCCCGACTCGCTGGTCTATGGCGTCGGCGGCGACTTGGTCGCTCCGCTCCTCAACAAGAAAGCGATTCAGGCCGACTACCTCACCGCCAACGCCAAACAGTTGCAGGCGATCTACGACTATCAGAGGACCGTGTTGAATGCCTTCACGGAGGTCGTCAACCGATTGTCGAAGGTCGAGAATTACGGCAAAAGCATCGAGATCAAGCGGGAGCAATTGCGAGCGCTTGAAGCTTCAGTCGATAACTCGACGAAGCTGTTCCAGAGCGCTCGCGTCGAGTACATGGACGTGCTGTTCTCACAGCGTGATCTGATGGAAGCCCGCATGGTGCTAATCCAAACGAAGCAACAACAGTTAGCGGCAGTCGTTAACGCCTATCAGGCGCTTGGCGGCGGCGTGGCGCCGGTGACTGGCATACAGATTCCGATCCCGCTGCCGCCGCCGGAGATCATTCTTGAGCAGCCGGTAGAGCTGAAGCCGGCGGAGGAAGTGCTTCCTCCCGCCGCACCGCAACCAACATTGCCTGATCCGGCGACGCCGCTGCCGAACATTCAATTGAAGATCCCCGGCGATCCTCGCGACGCCGCGAAAGATGGCGCCCCCGCCGAACCACTGGCGAAGTGA
- a CDS encoding beta strand repeat-containing protein, protein MRASNALVKFSFAAALSAFVALPAQAVTLYWQGTTGTLTDASYSDGVTTGLAPTSADVAFFGNNGVASVANPGTVELSRLRIGHNEATGGGTGEVTVSNGAVLNLLGGAAGTDNAGLTVGNSRNGTLVIDGAGTSVTSNRLIVIGNANSQATRTGTVRITNGGSLTATVGNIQLGYGSTNGQQGHLIVENGTVSAMSGGAQLLIGDSTATSSFTLNAGTVQINAAVEVATSNSKIGNASSFTITGGTFTNGLTTTNNFFVGRGASTGASLNISGGQMNVAGRLLMGAGTATGVVANQSGGTLTIGNDFRVADNATAGATTDSTYNLSGTGILNSANGGIIARQGSGRFFQTGGQANFNGALSIGARETAANPANGLYKISAGTFKAGANTGGTGLSIAPNGVGEFRVVGDDSTIDVLGNLLVNSTENGSGTLAFEFETGDQLSQVNVANAATFSAGSKLVLDVANASPTQTSYDLLTAQTITDLGLEFTAPVGWNFQIVSGGAGQILRAFSGSTPTLPADFNDDGFVNAADLDIWKQAYGTTTAGDANGDNVTDGADFLAWQRQFGTTPVAAAAVAVPEPATLSTILVASLIVAGSRRSTAAKRRLA, encoded by the coding sequence GTGAGAGCCAGCAACGCCCTCGTCAAGTTTTCGTTCGCCGCCGCCCTTAGCGCGTTCGTCGCGCTGCCTGCGCAGGCCGTCACCCTCTACTGGCAAGGAACGACCGGCACGCTGACCGACGCGAGTTACTCCGACGGCGTGACGACTGGCCTGGCGCCCACGTCGGCCGATGTCGCCTTCTTCGGCAACAATGGCGTCGCCAGCGTAGCGAATCCCGGCACCGTCGAATTGAGCCGTCTGCGCATCGGCCACAACGAGGCGACAGGCGGCGGCACCGGCGAAGTGACGGTGAGCAACGGCGCCGTGCTGAACCTGCTAGGCGGCGCTGCCGGAACCGACAACGCCGGCCTCACGGTCGGAAATTCCCGCAACGGCACGCTCGTCATCGATGGCGCGGGCACGAGCGTCACTTCCAACCGGCTGATTGTCATCGGCAATGCGAACAGTCAGGCAACTCGAACTGGCACCGTTCGCATTACCAATGGCGGTTCGCTCACGGCGACGGTCGGCAACATCCAACTTGGCTACGGCAGCACCAACGGTCAGCAGGGGCACCTCATCGTCGAGAACGGCACGGTGAGCGCCATGAGCGGCGGCGCTCAGCTGCTGATTGGCGATTCCACCGCCACGTCATCGTTTACGCTGAATGCGGGCACGGTCCAAATCAACGCTGCCGTTGAAGTCGCCACTTCGAACAGCAAGATTGGGAATGCGTCGAGCTTTACGATTACCGGCGGGACGTTCACCAACGGGTTGACGACCACCAACAACTTCTTCGTCGGACGCGGCGCCAGCACGGGCGCTTCGCTAAACATTTCGGGCGGGCAGATGAACGTGGCCGGAAGGCTCCTGATGGGCGCCGGCACGGCGACGGGCGTCGTCGCCAACCAATCAGGCGGGACGCTCACCATCGGCAACGACTTCCGCGTCGCCGACAACGCGACCGCTGGCGCGACGACTGACTCAACCTACAATCTGAGCGGAACCGGCATTCTCAACTCCGCCAATGGCGGCATCATCGCCCGCCAAGGATCGGGCAGATTCTTCCAAACCGGCGGGCAAGCCAACTTCAACGGCGCATTGTCAATTGGCGCCCGCGAAACGGCGGCCAATCCGGCGAACGGCTTGTACAAGATTAGCGCCGGAACGTTCAAAGCAGGCGCCAATACGGGCGGCACCGGTTTGAGCATCGCTCCGAATGGCGTCGGCGAGTTTCGCGTCGTCGGCGACGACTCGACGATCGACGTCCTCGGCAATCTGCTCGTCAACAGCACCGAAAACGGCTCCGGCACGCTCGCGTTCGAATTTGAAACGGGCGATCAGCTCTCGCAAGTCAACGTCGCCAACGCCGCGACGTTCAGCGCCGGTTCGAAGCTCGTCCTCGACGTTGCCAACGCCAGCCCGACGCAAACGTCGTACGATCTGCTCACCGCTCAGACGATCACTGACCTTGGGTTGGAGTTCACCGCCCCAGTGGGCTGGAACTTCCAGATCGTCTCCGGCGGCGCCGGCCAAATTCTGCGGGCCTTCTCGGGTTCGACGCCGACGCTGCCTGCGGACTTCAATGACGACGGCTTCGTTAACGCCGCCGACCTTGATATCTGGAAGCAAGCTTACGGCACGACGACCGCGGGCGATGCGAACGGCGACAACGTCACCGACGGCGCCGACTTCCTCGCGTGGCAGCGGCAATTCGGCACAACTCCAGTCGCGGCGGCCGCGGTCGCGGTGCCGGAACCGGCGACGCTATCGACGATTCTTGTCGCGAGCCTGATCGTCGCCGGTTCGCGTCGGTCGACTGCTGCGAAGCGTCGCCTGGCCTAG